The proteins below are encoded in one region of Xenopus laevis strain J_2021 chromosome 8L, Xenopus_laevis_v10.1, whole genome shotgun sequence:
- the LOC108698563 gene encoding uncharacterized protein C6orf47 homolog: protein MFLHRSFQWPSTPAFLSKLFNTSQSTPPTTYNPQEKSKHWHFPAIPLPTLSTVRSLLPSLKKESDNGASLFSISAQHLQICINLVHHIFDICTLGCLWLFSPVFQVTLDIFGVRGAIKLWIHGLAIFLATTYGMYFLLWLAQEYLFQLASLYGILQTLVLTVSLRADRDQERAKEEMEAEQVEESVEEIQQGEDRWAGGSEEEGGDSEDVWESEGEEEEEVGTD, encoded by the coding sequence ATGTTCCTCCATCGGTCTTTTCAGTGGCCGTCTACTCCAGCTTTCCTATCAAAGCTTTTCAATACTTCTCAGAGTACTCCACCTACCACTTACAACCCACAGGAAAAATCCAAGCATTGGCATTTTCCAGCTATACCGCTGCCCACTCTGTCTACTGTACGATCTCTTCTTCCAAGCCTGAAGAAAGAAAGTGACAACGGAGCTTCATTGTTTTCTATCAGTGCTCAACATTTACAGATCTGCATCAATCTAGTCCATCATATATTTGACATTTGCACTTTAGGATGCCTCTGGCTCTTTTCCCCAGTGTTCCAAGTGACCCTAGATATTTTTGGTGTACGTGGAGCCATAAAACTCTGGATCCATGGTCTTGCCATTTTCTTAGCCACAACATATGGCATGTATTTTCTACTGTGGCTGGCTCAAGAGTATCTTTTCCAACTTGCCTCTCTGTATGGAATCCTACAGACATTGGTCTTAACTGTTAGTCTAAGGGCTGACAGAGATCAGGAGAGAGCAAAAGAGGAAATGGAAGCAGAACAGGTGGAAGAATCTGTAGAAGAGATACAGCAAGGAGAGGACAGATGGGCTGGAGGAAGTGAAGAAGAAGGAGGAGATTCTGAGGATGTTTGGGAGAgtgaaggagaagaagaagaagaagtgggTACTGACTGA